The Dehalobacter sp. DCM sequence AGCCGCTGATCAGCATGATCAATGCAAAAACAAAATCTTTTCTCAAAAAAGTATCCTTGTTCTCCATTTTTCACTCCCCCTTCACATACTCTGAGATATCCCCTGGCTGACAATCCAAACCACAGCAGATTTCTCTTGTGAAAACATCATCCCGTTTAATATTGGTTAGCAGCCGATTAAGACATAATAATGACAGCAGGGCAGGCAAAGCCGAAGCGTAGACAGTAAATAAAGCTTACATATGTAGAAATCAGCTCGGGCATAGCGATAGCCGCAATGATCAACAGAACGATGGCAACTTTGGTGGCTGCCGAAGACAGAATAACTGATCTATTTTGGTTCCACATGGTATCAGTCCTTTCTTTGATTTCAATAGTAATTCTAATGCGCAAACTATTGTATGTCAATATACATTTATTGTTTATCGATAACATTATACTGTTTATTGATAACATATCACGATATCACGTATCACGTATCGCGTTTGCCGATATTCCCTCCATTTTTATACTAAAATACATATTTATATGTAAATATTTGTAATTACCCAATCCTATTTTCCTCATTCAATCAAGACACTATAAAAAACCGCCCGGCTAAAGAGCAATCAGATATTGATTGCTCTTTAGCCGGGCGGTTTTTTATTCACGCAACGGTCTCCCCTACTCTTTTTCTTCGTACTTCTTTTTCTATTCCTAAACTTCAAATTAAAACAGTGAACGCGCAACAAAAATGCTCATAGTGCCCAGCAGAAGTATTGCAAAAACCACGCCCGCCAGGATATTCCAGGTTAATAATTCGTACCGCAGAAATAAAGTAATAGCAGATCACGTTGTTCCTTCTGTTTTTTCTGATAAATTCTTGCCCTTTATCACTGTATGCCTTTGATAGCACAGGGTTTACGAAACTAAGATACTTATCGTAGTATTCTCCTTTGATGCTGAATAAGATGGCCATAACCAAAAATAACACTGCAAGAAAAAGAATAGTAATGCCGGCTCCTATCGTGTTATATAGCAAAAACATGACTATCAGCAACAATGTTAAAATCGTTATTGTCCTAATATAAATGTGAATTCCCCTCCATATAGTCCATTCCTCAGCCAGAATGAATCCTCACTCACCGCTCTCATGGTAACATAAAACACTCCCGGTGGTGGCGTTGATCCAGATATTGACTCTGCAGCCGATGTCGGGGTTATTGTGAACATAAACATGCCAGACCCGCAGGAACTTTTCTTCGGTGACAGACTCATATTTATGTGCGTAATCGGTATTGCCTTCATCCCATCTTTCCAGATAATACTGATTTTCTATTTCGAGATACGCACTGGACGGCTCATTGATCACGCCTTCTTGCTTCAGTCTTTCTTTGGCAATCACCAGCGCTTTTTCTTTGTTAACTTGGACCGGATTATCAATGAAATTCGTGTCGAGTTTGTAATTATGGACCATAACGTTAACCTTATTCGCCGTTTTCGGTATGGGAAAAACATAGCCTTTGATTACCATGCTGCCATTTTGGCCGGGAAGCTCGGTGGTGGTGATCGTCACTTTCCTTAAGTTTTCGGGCTCGTACCACTTGGCATCCAGTTGCCAATACGGTGTTCCTCCATTGTACTTGTTATAATCATAAATTCCGTAATCGCCGCCTGTGTTTTTGATACAATAGACAAGGTCGACCTGATCCAGATATTCGGCAATTTCTTTCCCGGAGCGATCACCATAGGAAGCATCTGAACCATATTGAATTCGCAAGCGGGAATTCAGTGCTGCGAAGTCTTTCCGGTCCGAGACCACCCTGGTATAGATGTTATCTTCTTGCTTCGTCAGGCCGCAGGCCGCTGCCTCGGCTTCTGTCAATTCGGACTCGCTGTTGCAGGTAAAGTATTGCTGCAATAAGCGTTGGTAATCACTTATTTGCATGGTGAAGTTCATTTTATCGATCTTTTCAGTAACAAAGTTCCGGATGGTATCCGGCGTATATTGAAGATAGTCTCCTTTATAACCGTCGAAGTTAAATTGATAGCTCTTGGTGATGCCATAGACAAAACAGACAACTTTCCCATTATGGACAAAAATCAGCGGCGCGCTTCCCTGATTGGCGTCATCGTTGATCTCGCCCCAGCGATAACCGATGATGTTATATATCCGCTGAGCAGTCGTCCCTGGCTTTATCGTATAGACGGTGTCCCACTCAAATGGCGTTAATTTGGTCAACGGCAAGGTAGCGCCGTTTTCTTGTTCTCCGACAGCTTCCTCGAATTTCGCGGCATTTTTCTCCCACCCCGAAGCAAAGACCGATACTCCGGACGGTGTCGCCTGCGCAGCCTTATTGTATTGACTTGTGGCGACAAACAATAACACCAGAAGACAAATAGCGGCAAAGAATATTTTTTTATTTTTTCGCATCATCGCTTGTAACCCTCTCGCTTTGCTATAAAGCCATTTCTTGAAGCGTCCAGCGGTCAATTTTCCCGGTCTGCAGATTGAACCGGGCAAACGTCATGGGCTGAGCATCCTGGCCTTCTTCTATGTAATAGCCATTGCCGTCTAGAAAAAAGAGAAATTCTTCGACGAGGTACTCGGCTTGATAATCATCACACGGTAATTTTACCCTGTATTCCCCCATTTGACCGGTGGGCCCACCACCCGTTGTATTCATATAGATCCAGCTATCATCCACATAATGCATGCCGTCAATCCCAAATCGATCCATTGCCAGGAAAGCACGTTTCACGGCTTGCCCTGTTTTCTGATCAATCTGAAAGACCGACCAGCCTTTGAATGTAGGCGTACCGTCCGCATCTGGCTCTCGGGTCATAATATAGAACTGGCCGTTATACCGGGCCCCACCGCCAAAATACCCCAATATCGTATTTTCACCGGTCCGTATATTCAGCACATGCTGCGCTTCACTGTCCTCATAATCCGTATAAATCAGATAATCATTGTCGGCAGCGGTGATATAGGTGCGCCCTTCGGCCAGTAATTCGCCGCGGCTCCCGTCCGGCGCCGCCCTGTAAAGATCTCTGTTATAAAGGTGGGTGTAATAAATCCATTCGTCCTGGATGGAAAAATAATTGCCGACATCCTTGATCAAAATCCGGATATTGCTGCCGTCTTTATTCATCGTACACAAATTGCCGCGCGGGGTCTGGTTAATGTCGTCAAAGCCGATCTGGTCGGTAAAATAGATCTTGTCCTCTGTCAGCCACAACTGCAGCGAAGAATTCGAACAGATCCTTTCGGCGTTCCCCTCGAGATCAACCCGATAAATACCCCGTCCCCTGTAATAGTGAGGCATATAGTAGACGTAGGTGCCGTCAAAGTAGAGCTTATTAACAGAGTCGGTCTTTACCAGTTGCTTGACTGTATTCTTGGCGGTATCGACCTTATAAATCGTTTCCTGTGGCTCGTCATAATAAATCAGGATGTCGCCGTTCTTGGCGAAGAACTTACCACTGTGCATGCTGTCGCTCTTCTCATCCGAGACGGCGGCTATATTCTTAGCATTCTCTTGACTGCCGGCATCTTTAGTAACCGGCGATGTTTCACCCGTACCGGCGGGATCTGTGGCAGACCCTTCCGCAGCGCAGCCGAACATGAGCATCAGAATCAGAATCAGCGTCAGGCTAACCAGCCCCTGTTTTATTTTTCTTATCCGATACACGCTCATCGCACCTCATCCTTTTAAAACTTCTTCTGCTTTCTCCGAGTAATAATTGGGATATTCAGCTTGGCTGGCTTCTTCCAAATATGGCAAAGCCAGCTCCTTCATGCCCATTTTCAGATAGGCAAGCGCGATAAAGTAATTGTAATCACTTATTTAATGTCGCTTCAAATTCGGCTCTTTTGGCGTCTTCTTCGGCATAATACTTTTGAAGCGCATCGTGAGCCACTTCAATACGTTGTTCTAAGCCATTCTCGTAAATATCACTGTACAAAAATCCACTGACGCGAATCGCTGGATCATCGGGATTTGGCTTCTCATCCAGACGCGGTTTTTCAAGCACAAAATCAATGGCATAAAAGAATACCTTATTTTGATCCAAAATATTTTTAAGATCAAGCATTATTTCCGCTGCTTTTTTGATACTGACATCCTCATCCTCAGTATAAAACACGATATGCCCCGCTGTTTTTCCAAGTTCCGCCACATTATACTTTTTATCAAGCTCCAAAGCTTCGATATTTAAGCCATATTCCGGTTCAAAAGGATTACGATCATGGGTGGCTATTGTATCAGGGCGGGCGATCAGTTCTGCATAGTTGATATAGCTTGTATACGGAAAATCCTCACTTTCAAAGATCGTATCTGCCATTGAACCATAGCCGTTGTTTATTCGATCATAGGTATTCCGTTTTTGAAGAACATCGTCCTTATATGAATCGTATTTTATCTGTCCGCGAGAGGAAATAGCCATATAAAAGTGCGTATCGATACTGGTGGGCGACTTTGCGATCACACTGTAGTTGCTGCTTTTAAAGTTATATGTAGCGTCAGCAAGTTCCAGCTGCAGATCCGGATAGTTATCCGCTATATAGTTTTTAGCCGCATTTTCTGCAAGCATTCTGGAAACTGGATTTCCCACCAGACCGTTTGCAAACCACAGTATACCTCCAAAGAGGACCAAGGCAAGAACACATGCTAAGATTTTAACAAACCTTTTCATTTACTTTTTCTCCTTTTGAGTTTACGCACAAAAAAGATGCTGCACGTTACACTATACATCATCTTTTCAGTAGATATATGAAATAATTTTGAAAATAATGCTAGTTGCTCTTTACCTATTATATACCAAATTGACTTAAAACACATAGTGATCACATTTAGTATTTCATTACCCTTGCCAGCAAGTAATATTGCTCTGCCGGTAAATTCAGCACCTTTAGATTGGCTTCACGCAAGGGGGCTGTAATCCCAATGTTGATGGAAACAATACCTTTTTTCCTTTTCAGAACACTCCCCAGGGCCGTTATGCTCTCTATCCGGGCTGTTTTGATAACGGCTATTGTTTTATGATAGCCGCCGTAGGATAAATTGATGGTATTGTCCCTACAGGAAATACCGGTATTCCCATATTGCAGGAGGACACTGACTCCGGCAATTCCCAGCAGTACGGAGGCAGGAACACTGATTAGTATGATGCTCCCCAGGCTGCCGGCAACCAGCGCACCCATAAAAATAAGGACGGCTATTATAAATCCCGGACGGTAAAAGAAATACCGTCTGGCTTTGCTAGTCGGTTTTTGTAAACTTTCCTCCACGATATAGTCGGGTAAAAGCGCTTGCAGAATATTTTTCATTTTTGGCAAGGATGCAATGGGATAGAAGATGGCCTGTTCCAGGGCTTGCTCGTCGGATTTGTCCCCGTAACCGATGACCATAATTGTTGCCGTATAACAGTGAAACAAACGCATGAGCAGGTTTTGTTTGAACAAGACACCGCTGATCTTGTTTTTGTGAAAAGTATATTTCTTTTTATTCAAAAGGCCGTATTCAATCTTTAAAATCTCCCTGTTCTCGGAAATCCGATAGTTGTAATACGTGATGACCGCTTTGAGCAGGGAGATGGCCAGCGCAATCCCGTAAAAAGAGACAATAAAGGAAAAAAGCCCTAATCCCCAAGCTAGCGGATCTAAAAAATGCGAAAATACGTGGTTGAATAAATCGTCGGTACTCTGATAACCGCCGATCTTTACCGCTGCTGCTGTAATGATTGGAACAGCAACCGGCAAACCGGAAATAACATAAACGGTTTTGGATTGCAGCAAGCCCAGTTTTAGAAAATCCCGCAGAGAAGCCGTGATGACAGTCCGATTATCTTCATCGGTTATCTCCGGTGCGTTATTTTGAATAATAGCTTGTTTAAAGGCCAACGCTTTCTCCGCTTTCAGAGCCAGCCGGATCTCCGCTTGATCCACTGTATCGATGGTTTGACTCGCATTGTCCACTTTGATTTTATAGGTCTTCGTTAATTGATAAAGGATATTTTGCGATAAATCCACCGTTGTGATTTGCCTTAGCGGTATTTCCGTCCTTTTTTTTCGCCATAGGCCGGTTTCCACAATCAGATGGCCATCCGCTACGGTATAAAAGGTGGAAATATATTGTATCAATTTCCCCAGCGGGCTTAAAGCAATGATGAAAATAGGTGTTACTACTTGCGGATCAAAATTTTTGACAATAAAAATACTGACAATGGCCGCTGCGATGAGTAAGGGGAGCTCCGTTATTTTATCGAATAAGATCAGGATACTTCCTCTGATATGCTTAAACTCCATGCTGCCACCTACATATTTTCTTGGGCTTGAAGCCGGGTATAGAGTTGATTCTTCAGCGCTTCGGTGATGGTCCGCGCTGTATCAGCAGCCAGACCTTCAATGACAAAGGCACCGCTTGCGGTATGGATTCGGACGCTGGCCAATCCAAGTTTGCGCAGGATGGGACCATGTTCGATGGATATGTGCTGAATCCGAATCACTGGGATGATAGAGGTTGCAATGAAAAATATGCCGTGCTTGATTTCTATCCTGTCGTCCAGAATGAGATAGCCCCATTGCCGGTATTCAATCACCGGGTAAATAAACAACGTAACCATCAGGTATAAAAAAATAAACGCTTCCACCGCATAGACATAGGGTGCCGGGCGTACAAAGAAATCTTGCCGGGCTACAATCAGCGTCGGTATACCCAAAATAACTATAACCACTGCCAGCCGAAGAAACCTGGCGACACGCCATGCCGTTACAATGTTCTTATCCAGATGATGATATGCCACAATAACCTCTTACCTGTTGGATCTTTTTTCATTATTATAACCCATACCAGACGGAAGATTACAAAGCCATTACCTAAAAAATGGCGCTGATGCTAGAGAAGCATCCCCCCATGGGTTCTGCCGCTGCTCGATTGATGGACCGTGCTTCGTGTATTGTGTATTTGATGGTTCCAAATTTCGATTATATCAATTCGTTCTTTTATATATGTTACCTTCCGTAATTCATCTTCTGATATCACTTCGTATCTATATTCATCAGGATCTAGTTTATCCGGAGAATCAATTTGAATCGTAGAAAATACGGGGACATGACTTTCAGGTTCCGATTGGACCTGGAATTTTTGGCTCGATAATTTTTAATAGATTTTCTTGACACGTTCCCTATTATTACTTATAATTACTTTATTAGTATCAATAAGGAGCATTTTATGACCAAAGATTACTATACCGTCGAGCAGATTTCAGACATGCTGGATATCCATCCGAAGACTATCCAGCGGTATATTCGGGAGGGCAGACTGCGCGCAACAAAGATTGGCAAGAGTTGGCGCGTCACTGGCCATGATTTAAGTATTTTTGTCGAGAGTTCCCACGACAAAGGGCTCGGTTCGGAAAATCGACCGGCGCGCCGCATCATCACCTCATCAGTGATCGATATCATTGCATACGGAAAAGAGGATGCCATCCGTATCATGAACACGCTAACTGCCGCCCTGAACGCCAAACCGCCGGAATACGAACAGTCGTCCATGCAGTCACAGTATATCGAGCGTGAAAATATGGTTCGTGTTACGCTCTGGGGCGACATCCGCTTTATGGCAGTGATGATGGACACGATAGCCTCACTGACAGAACAAAATAGGGGTGAATAAATATGAAAAACAGTGTCTTCAAGACTTTAGCAAGCCGAGATCATTTTAGGGCCCAATACAACCAAATACTTAGCCAGTTCCCATTTGGGCAGCGATACGTCGAGACTACCTTTGGACAGACGTTCATACTGACAGCCGGCCAGGAGTCGAATCCGCCCATAATTCTGCTGCACGGTTCCTGTAGCAACAGTGCATTCTGGTTTCCCGAGATCATAGCCCTATCCAGCAATTATAGGGTCTATGCCGTTGACATTATCGGCGAAGCAGGAAACAGCGAAGAATACAGACCGGACCTTGATTCAGATGCTTTTGCACTCTGGATGAAGGATGTCCTGGGTGCCCTTGGCCTTGAAAAAGCCGTGTTCATCGGCAACTCCCTCGGCGGTTGGATGGCTCTCAAATTTGCAACAGCTTATCCGGAACGTGTTTCCAAGCTGATTCTTATCGCATCCGCAGGCCTTGCCAACATTCGGCCGCAATTTCTTCTCAATGTGGAGCAAACACGGCAGGCAGACGGAACGGTGCCAATGACCTCTGACATTATCGGAGAACATAATATTCCAAAAGAAATACTCGATTTTATGAATCTGATTACCGAAAGTTACAACCCGATACAATCTCTGCCAGTATATGAGGACGAACAATTGCTCCGTCTCACCATGCCTGTTCTCTTTATCGATGGAGAAGATGATATCATCATTGATGCCAAAAGATCGGCACAAAGGCTCTCGCGTGTTGTGGCATCAGCCGAAATTCGTTTGCTTTCCAATTGCGGGCATGTGGTGACTAATTCCATAGAGTATATTATCCCATTTCTGATCGAATAACGACGATGACCATCGCCAAAACCTTTCAGTTTATACCACAATAAGTCCGGAGCCGATTGCGGTGCCGGTTTATGCAAATACGGCGCGGCTAATTTCCGCTTACTGGCTTTGCCTATTGCTATTTTCCCTGTAATAGCTAATACTAGTACAATAATATCAAATTCTAAATGATTGATAATTTCTATCTGCTTATGGCATGATCTGATTTACTTAAAATTGTGATGATGAAGGAGTCAACCAATGAAAAAAGCGATACGCACGCCATCGAATACGAAATCCGGAACTAAGCCCAATACGAAACCGGGAACTAAGCTTAATCCAAAACTAGGAACTAAGCCCAATACGAAACTGGGAACTAAGCTTAATCCAAAACTAGGAACTAAGCCCAATACGAAACTGGGGACAAAACCCAATACGAAGCCGGAATTAAAGCCCCAGACCAAGTCGGATCAAAAGCCTTTTCTGAAGTCCGGAACAAATCCGAAGCTGAAAGCAAAACCCGCACCGATGACGGAGTCCCAGGTCAAACCGGATGCAGACCCTAAGCCAGCCCCCAAAAGGAGACCCCAAAAACTCGATCACCTGATCGTGGATAAACAAAATGAATTGTTAAACTTCCTTTATGAGCAGCTGCCCCAAGAAGGGAGAAATTCGATTAAGTCTCTTCTCGCCCATCGCCAGGTTTCTGTGGACGGCGAAATGACAACATTATATAACTACCCGTTGGCGGCAGGTCAAAAGGTGACCATTAATCGGGGTAAAGTGTCTCAAGGCAGAAGAAAACATAGACCCCTGAAGTCCTATAGCGCAAAGACGGATAAAATAAGCCCGATGAAGAAGGTAACATCGGAGAAAGCATTGAATAGCAACGTGAAAAAAGCGATCCCGCTAAGAGATAAAAAGTAGTATTATAAAATCGGCTTAGCCGATTTTATTTTTACAAACGGAAATAAAACATTGAACTTTCCGGCCTTGGGGAGACTCTTACTGTCAGAAGGAGGAATCGCAATGGATCTGACCGGCCAGGTTAAAAAGGCGAAGTCCGGCGATAAAGAAGCCCTGCTCCAACTGGTCATGGAGCGGAAGAAGGAGCGGAAGAAAGAATAAAAATATTAAAGAAACGGAAAACGGTGACTTACACGAACATCCATGACTATGAAGCCCAGGAGGACCGAAGCAGTGCGGAGGATTTTGACCAACGATTTAAAAGTTGCCGAAGATCTGGTGGTGAAGGATGTCACCACAGAAAAGGATATCACCCGTGTGACAGTGCTCAGCCGGGGGACGCCCGCCATGGGGCTGTTGATCAAGGGGGAAGAGGTAAAACTCCTTAATGCTGCTAAATTTACGGACGAGCAGCCAGAAAGTCAGACTCCGACCGCCAAAACCTTTCAGTTTCAGGGCCGGAGTGAGGAAATGACACTTGCCGTTAAGGGGATCA is a genomic window containing:
- a CDS encoding helix-turn-helix domain-containing protein: MTKDYYTVEQISDMLDIHPKTIQRYIREGRLRATKIGKSWRVTGHDLSIFVESSHDKGLGSENRPARRIITSSVIDIIAYGKEDAIRIMNTLTAALNAKPPEYEQSSMQSQYIERENMVRVTLWGDIRFMAVMMDTIASLTEQNRGE
- a CDS encoding DUF5050 domain-containing protein produces the protein MSVYRIRKIKQGLVSLTLILILMLMFGCAAEGSATDPAGTGETSPVTKDAGSQENAKNIAAVSDEKSDSMHSGKFFAKNGDILIYYDEPQETIYKVDTAKNTVKQLVKTDSVNKLYFDGTYVYYMPHYYRGRGIYRVDLEGNAERICSNSSLQLWLTEDKIYFTDQIGFDDINQTPRGNLCTMNKDGSNIRILIKDVGNYFSIQDEWIYYTHLYNRDLYRAAPDGSRGELLAEGRTYITAADNDYLIYTDYEDSEAQHVLNIRTGENTILGYFGGGARYNGQFYIMTREPDADGTPTFKGWSVFQIDQKTGQAVKRAFLAMDRFGIDGMHYVDDSWIYMNTTGGGPTGQMGEYRVKLPCDDYQAEYLVEEFLFFLDGNGYYIEEGQDAQPMTFARFNLQTGKIDRWTLQEMAL
- a CDS encoding YfjL-like protein, with product MKRFVKILACVLALVLFGGILWFANGLVGNPVSRMLAENAAKNYIADNYPDLQLELADATYNFKSSNYSVIAKSPTSIDTHFYMAISSRGQIKYDSYKDDVLQKRNTYDRINNGYGSMADTIFESEDFPYTSYINYAELIARPDTIATHDRNPFEPEYGLNIEALELDKKYNVAELGKTAGHIVFYTEDEDVSIKKAAEIMLDLKNILDQNKVFFYAIDFVLEKPRLDEKPNPDDPAIRVSGFLYSDIYENGLEQRIEVAHDALQKYYAEEDAKRAEFEATLNK
- a CDS encoding RNA-binding S4 domain-containing protein, with product MKKAIRTPSNTKSGTKPNTKPGTKLNPKLGTKPNTKLGTKLNPKLGTKPNTKLGTKPNTKPELKPQTKSDQKPFLKSGTNPKLKAKPAPMTESQVKPDADPKPAPKRRPQKLDHLIVDKQNELLNFLYEQLPQEGRNSIKSLLAHRQVSVDGEMTTLYNYPLAAGQKVTINRGKVSQGRRKHRPLKSYSAKTDKISPMKKVTSEKALNSNVKKAIPLRDKK
- a CDS encoding alpha/beta fold hydrolase encodes the protein MKNSVFKTLASRDHFRAQYNQILSQFPFGQRYVETTFGQTFILTAGQESNPPIILLHGSCSNSAFWFPEIIALSSNYRVYAVDIIGEAGNSEEYRPDLDSDAFALWMKDVLGALGLEKAVFIGNSLGGWMALKFATAYPERVSKLILIASAGLANIRPQFLLNVEQTRQADGTVPMTSDIIGEHNIPKEILDFMNLITESYNPIQSLPVYEDEQLLRLTMPVLFIDGEDDIIIDAKRSAQRLSRVVASAEIRLLSNCGHVVTNSIEYIIPFLIE
- a CDS encoding PH domain-containing protein, whose product is MAYHHLDKNIVTAWRVARFLRLAVVIVILGIPTLIVARQDFFVRPAPYVYAVEAFIFLYLMVTLFIYPVIEYRQWGYLILDDRIEIKHGIFFIATSIIPVIRIQHISIEHGPILRKLGLASVRIHTASGAFVIEGLAADTARTITEALKNQLYTRLQAQENM
- a CDS encoding PH domain-containing protein — encoded protein: MEFKHIRGSILILFDKITELPLLIAAAIVSIFIVKNFDPQVVTPIFIIALSPLGKLIQYISTFYTVADGHLIVETGLWRKKRTEIPLRQITTVDLSQNILYQLTKTYKIKVDNASQTIDTVDQAEIRLALKAEKALAFKQAIIQNNAPEITDEDNRTVITASLRDFLKLGLLQSKTVYVISGLPVAVPIITAAAVKIGGYQSTDDLFNHVFSHFLDPLAWGLGLFSFIVSFYGIALAISLLKAVITYYNYRISENREILKIEYGLLNKKKYTFHKNKISGVLFKQNLLMRLFHCYTATIMVIGYGDKSDEQALEQAIFYPIASLPKMKNILQALLPDYIVEESLQKPTSKARRYFFYRPGFIIAVLIFMGALVAGSLGSIILISVPASVLLGIAGVSVLLQYGNTGISCRDNTINLSYGGYHKTIAVIKTARIESITALGSVLKRKKGIVSINIGITAPLREANLKVLNLPAEQYYLLARVMKY